The following coding sequences lie in one Arachis hypogaea cultivar Tifrunner chromosome 9, arahy.Tifrunner.gnm2.J5K5, whole genome shotgun sequence genomic window:
- the LOC112712480 gene encoding probable aquaporin NIP5-1, translated as MPESETGTPTAAPMPATPDTPGGPLFTSLRVDSLTHEPSFTMAGRCGTCLPAAMSKSHSCITDFTVGVPMPNVSLAQKVGAEFVGTFILIFAATAGPIVNNKYNGAETLMGNAACAGLTVMFIILSIGHISGAHLNPSLTIAFAAFRHFPWTHVPAYIAAQVSASICACFALKGVYHPYLSGGVTVPSNITVGQAFATEFIITFILMFVVTAVATDTRAVGELAGIAVGATVLLNILISGPTSGGSMNPVRTLGPAVAAGNYKHIWLYLVAPTLGALAGAGVYTLVKLQESDAQPPRQTRSFRDRAG; from the exons atgccGGAATCGGAGACCGGGACGCCAACAGCGGCGCCTATGCCGGCGACGCCGGATACTCCGGGAGGGCCGCTGTTCACGTCGCTTCGAGTGGACTCGCTGACACACGAACCGTCGTTTACAATGGCGGGAAGGTGCGGCACGTGTTTGCCAGCTGCCATGAGTAAGAGCCATAGTTGCATCACTGATTTCACTGTTGGTGTTCCAATGCCAAATGTGTCTCTCGCTCAAAAG GTTGGAGCAGAGTTTGTTGGAACATTCATACTGATATTTGCAGCAACAGCAGGGCCCATTGTGAACAACAAGTACAACGGAGCAGAGACTCTAATGGGCAACGCAGCATGCGCCGGCCTCACCGTCATGTTCATAATCCTCTCCATTGGCCACATCTCCGGCGCCCACCTAAATCCATCCCTCACCATCGCCTTCGCCGCGTTTCGCCACTTCCCATGGACTCATGTCCCTGCCTACATTGCCGCACAAGTCTCTGCCTCCATTTGCGCCTGCTTTGCTCTCAAGGGCGTTTACCACCCTTACCTCTCCGGCGGCGTCACCGTGCCTTCTAACATCACTGTTGGCCAGGCCTTTGCCACTgaattcatcatcactttcattcTCATGTTTGTTGTAACTGCCGTTGCCACTGATACTCGTGCTGTTGGAGAGTTGGCTGGTATAGCTGTTGGTGCCACTGTTTTGCTCAACATTCTCATTTCAGG GCCAACAAGCGGCGGTTCGATGAATCCGGTTCGAACGTTGGGTCCAGCGGTAGCGGCAGGGAATTACAAACACATATGGCTGTACTTGGTGGCGCCAACACTGGGTGCCCTTGCAGGCGCCGGCGTTTATACGCTGGTTAAGCTGCAGGAAAGCGATGCTCAGCCGCCGCGACAGACTAGGAGCTTCCGTGACAGGGCAGGCTAG
- the LOC112712479 gene encoding probable choline kinase 1, which yields MAIKTIELLKGCASQEEMMEVLAAVASDLGDVIEDLNNLQVIPLKGAMTNEVFQVNWPTRNGGGGLRKVLVRLYGEGVEVFFNREEEIRTFECISNHGQGPRLLGRFTSGRVEEFIHAKTLSAADLRNPEISPLIASKMREFHSLHMPGPKKIQLWQRLRNWLSQAKSLCSAKDIKNFGLDKLDEEINMLEKKLCEGYQEIGFCHNDLQYGNIMMEIETRAITIIDYEYASYNPVAYDLANHFCEMAADYHTDTPHVLDYSKYPGLEERQRFIRVYLNSEGKKPSKTKVEQLLNTTEKYTLANHLFWGLWGLISSYVNKIDFDYKEYARQRFQQYWLTKPALLDSEGNVSEDEIVASFI from the exons ATGGCCATAAAGACAATCGAATTGTTGAAGGGGTGTGCTTCCCAAGAAGAGATGATGGAAGTTCTTGCAGCTGTGGCTTCCGATTTGGGTGATGTGATCGAAGATTTGAACAACTTGCAGGTGATTCCACTGAAAGGTGCAATGACCAATGAGGTTTTCCAAGTAAATTGGCCAACCAGAAATGGTGGCGGCGGTTTGAGGAAGGTTTTGGTTCGATTGTATGGCGAAGGTGTTGAGGTTTTCTTcaacagagaagaagaaattcgaacctTTGAGTGCATCTCGAATCATGGACAGGGTCCAAGGCTTCTTGGAAGGTTCACCTCTGGCAGAGTTGAAGAGTTCATTCATGCTAAG aCTCTCTCAGCTGCCGACCTCCGGAACCCGGAAATATCTCCTTTGATAGCCTCTAAGATGAGAGAGTTCCATTCGCTTCACATGCCGGGTCCTAAGAAGATTCAGCTATGGCAGAGACTAAG GAATTGGCTTAGTCAAGCCAAGAGTTTGTGCTCTGCTAAGGATATCAAAAACTTTGGTTTGGACAAACTAGATGAGGAAATAAATATGCTTGAGAAGAAGTTATGTGAAGGATATCAAGAGATTGGTTTCTGTCACAATGACCTTCAATATGGTAACATAATGATGGAAATAGAGACAAGGGCAATAACTATCATT GATTATGAATATGCCAGTTACAATCCTGTTGCTTATGACTTGGCGAATCATTTCTGCGAAATGGCGGCCGATTACCACACGGACACCCCTCATGTTCTGGACTACAGTAAATATCCTG GACTAGAGGAGCGCCAACGCTTTATTCGAGTCTATCTGAATTCAGAAG GAAAGAAGCCAAGCAAAACTAAAGTGGAGCAACTACTCAACACTACAGAGAAATACACTCTTGCAAACCATCTATTCTGGGGTTTGTGGGGGCTCATTTCT AGTTATGTTAATAAAATTGACTTTGACTACAAAGAATATGCAAGGCAGAGGTTTCAGCAATATTGGTTGACAAAGCCTGCTTTGTTGGATTCAGAAGGCAATGTTTCTGAAGATGAAATTGTGGCATCCTTCATATAA